Proteins from one Juglans microcarpa x Juglans regia isolate MS1-56 chromosome 1S, Jm3101_v1.0, whole genome shotgun sequence genomic window:
- the LOC121246640 gene encoding transcription factor bHLH153-like isoform X2: MQTLKYSGEQGLELGRMTEHKRSPCSVEQSSLTSLASKRHKADLSAKERKEKLGERIVALQQLVSPYGKTDTASVLSEAMEYIQFLHEQVLSAPYLQSNRSIMQDLGPNSLRSRGLCLVPISCTAGVAQSNGADIWAPIKTTSPRFEKAISQFL; the protein is encoded by the exons ATGCAGACTCTTAAGTACTCT GGAGAACAAGGGTTAGAATTAGGAAGGATGACAGAGCACAAAAGGAGCCCCTGTTCTGTTGAGCAAAGCAGTCTCACTTCTCTTGCATCCAAACGACATAAGGCTGATCTGTCTGCTAAG GAGAGGAAGGAGAAGCTCGGGGAGCGAATTGTGGCTCTACAACAGCTTGTTTCACCATATGGGAAG ACAGATACAGCTTCTGTCCTTTCAGAGGCAATGGAATACATACAGTTCCTTCATGAACAA GTGTTAAGTGCTCCGTATCTCCAAAGTAACCGAAGTATAATGCAG GACTTAGGACCAAACAGTTTGAGAAGCAGAGGTTTATGTCTCGTTCCCATTTCATGCACTGCGGGAGTTGCTCAAAGCAATGGCGCCGATATATGGGCCCCCATCAAGACAACTTCTCCCAGATTTGAGAAGGCTATTTCTCAATTCCTTTGA
- the LOC121246640 gene encoding transcription factor bHLH153-like isoform X1, which yields MQTLKYSGEQGLELGRMTEHKRSPCSVEQSSLTSLASKRHKADLSAKERKEKLGERIVALQQLVSPYGKTDTASVLSEAMEYIQFLHEQVKVLSAPYLQSNRSIMQDLGPNSLRSRGLCLVPISCTAGVAQSNGADIWAPIKTTSPRFEKAISQFL from the exons ATGCAGACTCTTAAGTACTCT GGAGAACAAGGGTTAGAATTAGGAAGGATGACAGAGCACAAAAGGAGCCCCTGTTCTGTTGAGCAAAGCAGTCTCACTTCTCTTGCATCCAAACGACATAAGGCTGATCTGTCTGCTAAG GAGAGGAAGGAGAAGCTCGGGGAGCGAATTGTGGCTCTACAACAGCTTGTTTCACCATATGGGAAG ACAGATACAGCTTCTGTCCTTTCAGAGGCAATGGAATACATACAGTTCCTTCATGAACAAGTTAAG GTGTTAAGTGCTCCGTATCTCCAAAGTAACCGAAGTATAATGCAG GACTTAGGACCAAACAGTTTGAGAAGCAGAGGTTTATGTCTCGTTCCCATTTCATGCACTGCGGGAGTTGCTCAAAGCAATGGCGCCGATATATGGGCCCCCATCAAGACAACTTCTCCCAGATTTGAGAAGGCTATTTCTCAATTCCTTTGA